One Sulfurimonas crateris genomic window carries:
- the proB gene encoding glutamate 5-kinase produces the protein MRRVVVKVGSAVLTQNDSIALERMRELVDFLCELRESNEVILVSSGAVAAGYTALKLDRSVLQNKQALAAIGQPILMNKYSKKFGAHDVLSAQVLVTAANLQRDDEIQRIKDTVNTLLSNGVIPIVNENDATSTKELVVGDNDQLSAYITKHTDSDLLIILSDIDAYYDKDPRQFSDAKILKVVDSIDENELEKEATPHGAFATGGILTKLKAANYLLGHGIDMVLTSGYDLSDIKSLMLQNRHEGGTLFTKAK, from the coding sequence ATGAGAAGAGTTGTCGTAAAAGTAGGGAGTGCAGTTCTTACACAAAATGACTCTATCGCCTTGGAAAGAATGAGAGAACTGGTTGACTTTTTATGTGAACTAAGAGAGAGCAATGAAGTGATCTTGGTCTCTTCGGGCGCAGTTGCCGCAGGCTATACGGCGTTAAAGCTCGATAGAAGCGTACTGCAGAACAAGCAGGCTTTAGCAGCGATCGGACAGCCTATACTTATGAACAAGTACAGCAAGAAGTTTGGAGCGCATGACGTACTGAGTGCTCAGGTTTTGGTGACCGCTGCAAATCTTCAAAGAGATGATGAGATACAGAGAATCAAAGATACGGTAAATACGCTTCTCTCAAACGGAGTCATTCCTATTGTCAATGAGAATGATGCTACATCTACAAAAGAGCTTGTTGTCGGCGACAATGACCAGCTCTCTGCTTATATCACAAAACATACCGATTCAGATCTGTTAATAATACTCTCAGATATTGACGCTTACTACGATAAAGATCCAAGACAATTCTCAGATGCAAAAATACTCAAAGTAGTAGATAGTATAGATGAGAATGAGCTTGAAAAAGAGGCGACTCCGCACGGTGCTTTTGCGACAGGCGGAATATTGACAAAGCTAAAAGCGGCAAATTATCTTTTGGGACATGGAATCGATATGGTCCTTACCAGCGGATATGATTTAAGCGACATAAAAAGTCTTATGCTGCAGAACAGACATGAGGGTGGAACTCTTTTTACAAAGGCGAAGTGA
- the fmt gene encoding methionyl-tRNA formyltransferase, with amino-acid sequence MRIIFMGTPEYAGRILEKVINTNGIEVVAVYTQPDKPVGRKKILTPPIVKTIALQNNIEVFQPNRLRDADVVKRLKEIECDYIVVAAYGQILPREILQHAPCINLHASILPQYRGASPIQQTLLNGDEKTGVSAMLMDEGLDTGGIIKIEEINVGENEMAESLFERLTDVACELTLEVLQNFDKYTPIKQDETKSSHCTKITKQDGEVEFEEARTLFNKYRAFTPWPGVYLTSGLKLKKIEFLENETQNESGKILKVEKDSIIVGCKKGSIRVYTVQPESKKEMDILSYINGKRIGVADTLS; translated from the coding sequence ATGAGAATAATCTTTATGGGCACACCTGAGTATGCAGGGCGTATTTTAGAAAAAGTTATTAATACAAACGGTATCGAAGTCGTCGCCGTCTATACACAGCCTGACAAACCGGTAGGGCGCAAAAAAATCCTTACTCCCCCGATCGTCAAGACAATAGCGCTTCAAAACAACATTGAGGTCTTCCAGCCAAATCGATTAAGAGATGCAGATGTTGTTAAGAGACTCAAAGAGATAGAGTGTGACTATATCGTCGTGGCAGCTTACGGTCAGATACTTCCGCGCGAAATACTTCAACATGCTCCATGTATAAACCTTCATGCTTCAATACTTCCGCAGTATCGAGGAGCAAGCCCTATTCAGCAGACTCTTCTGAATGGAGATGAGAAAACAGGCGTTAGCGCTATGCTGATGGATGAGGGGTTAGATACTGGAGGTATTATCAAGATAGAAGAGATTAATGTAGGCGAAAATGAGATGGCGGAGTCGCTCTTTGAGAGATTGACAGATGTCGCGTGTGAGCTTACTCTCGAAGTGCTTCAAAACTTTGATAAATATACTCCTATTAAGCAGGATGAGACAAAATCTTCTCACTGCACTAAAATTACTAAACAAGACGGAGAGGTAGAGTTTGAAGAGGCAAGGACTCTGTTTAACAAGTACCGTGCATTCACCCCATGGCCGGGAGTATATCTTACTAGCGGACTGAAGCTCAAAAAGATAGAGTTTTTGGAAAATGAGACTCAAAACGAGAGCGGCAAAATATTAAAAGTGGAAAAAGACTCCATTATAGTCGGATGCAAAAAAGGTAGTATCAGAGTCTATACGGTTCAGCCTGAATCAAAAAAAGAGATGGATATTCTCTCATATATAAACGGGAAAAGGATAGGGGTTGCAGATACTCTATCTTGA